Within the Gordonia westfalica genome, the region GAAGTTCAAGGGCACCCACATCCACTTCGGCCAGCCCGGATTCGAGACGTGGGACGAAGTCGTCGCCTACATGCTCAAGCGCGCATAGCCGAATATCCCGGACGTATCGAGCCGGGGCAAAAGGACTTCCCATGGACCTCTTCGCCGGAATCCCCGTCACCGATCTGTCCCGGTCCGCAGCCTGGTTCGACAAACTGCTCGGTGAGGTCGCGACCTTCGACCCCAACGACACCGAACGCGTCTGGACGCTCACCGACCACGCGTACGTCTACGCGGTCGTCGCGCCGGACGACGCGGGGCATGGGCGTGCGACGCTGTTCGTCGACAACCTGGACGAGTTCCTCGAAGCGGCGGCCGGGCGCGGCGTCGAACCGGAGTCCTCGGAGACCTACGACAACGGCGTCCGCAAGACGATCTTCCGCGATCCGGACGGCAACGAGGTGGGCATCGGAGGAGGACCGACGCCCGAAAACTCCTGACCTACTTCGTATCCCGGCGCGCGTACGGTGTCCGCGCGGTCTCGGTGTCGCCGTAGATGATCGCCCGCTCGCGTCGAGAATCCGTGATCAGCGTTGCGCCCCAGGTCATCACGGTGCCCAGACGATTGCGGACGCCGGCGAGGAAGGCGATGTGGATGACGCCCCACGCGACCCATCCCGGGAACCCCGACATCTGGAACCGGCCCGACTGCACGATGGCGCGACGCCGCGCGATGTAGGCGGCGGTGCCGAGGTCGCGGTACTTGAACGGCGTCCGTTCCTGCTGTCCGTCAACACTTTCCGCGATCACCCGGCCGACATGGTGCCCGCCCTGCATGGCCACCTCGGCGACGCCGGCGAGGTCCTTGTACGCCATCATGTCGCCGGCCACGAACACGTCGGGATGGCCGGGCACCGAGAGGTCTGATTCCACCGGGATCCGCCCTGACCGATCCTGTTCGACGCCGAGCGCGTCGGCCAGCGTCGTGGCGAACGGCACGGCCTCGACGCCGGTGGTCCACAGCGTGGTCCGCGCCGGATACACCTCTTTGTGCTTGTCGGCCTTGCGGGTCGTCTCCACGTAGTCGTCGCCCACACCGGTCACGTGCACCCCGAGGTGCGTCTCGACGCCCAGGGCATCGAGGGTTCGCTGTGCACTCGCCGACAGTCGTGCGTCGAATGACGGCAGCACCCGATCCCCGCCGTGCAGCAACAGCACTCGTGCCTGGGCGGGCTCGATGGCGTCGTATTCACGCTCGAGGGCGCGGGTGGCGAGCTCACGGATCTGCCCGGCCAGCTCGACCCCCGTCGGTCCTCCGCCCGCGACCGCGAAGGTCAGCCAGGATCGCTGTTCCGCGGGGTCGCTGATCGTCTCCGCCATCTCGAAGGCGGCCATGATCTTGCGGCGGATCGTCAGCGCGTCGTCGAGCGACTTCATGCCCGGTGCATACTTCGCGAACTGGTCGTTGCCCCGATACGCGGTACGCATACCGGCTCCGACGACGAGGTAGTCGTAGGGCAGACGGAACGACGACCGGTCGAGACGGTCCACGATGATCTCGCGCGTCTCGACGTCGATGCCGGCGGCCTCACCCAGGACGACATCGAGATTGCGCTGACGCCGGGTCAGGTGCCGGATCGGGCTGGAGATCGCGCCTTCCGACAACAATCCGGTGGCGCATTGGTAGAGCAGCGGCTGGAAGACGTGGCTGGTCCCGCGGTCGACCAGGGTCACGTCGACCGCGGCATTCCGCAGCCGCCGGACGCAGTGCATGCCCGCGAATCCTGCTCCGATGACGACAACTCTGGGTCTCGTGGGGGCCATTCCGCCGATTCTTCCAGATGAAAACGCGCCCATGGGAATGGTTTGGGCTTCGCGTCGCCGGGTATCCGCGCCGTGTGGAAGCCAGGGTCTCGCTGTCCGTCAACGGTGTCACCCACGACGTCGTCGTGGATACGCGCACCACCCTCCTCGACGGTCTGCGCGACCGTTTGGACATCTTCTCGCCCAAGAAGGGCTGCGATCACGGCCAATGCGGTTCGTGCACCGTCCTCGTCGACGGCCGGCGCGTCATCAGCTGCCTGTCCTTCGCCGTGAGTTACGAGGGCGCCGAGATCGTGACGGCCGAAGGACTCGCCGACACCGGCGACCTCCACCCCCTCCAGCAGGCTTTCATCGACCAGGACGCCTTCCAGTGCGGGTATTGCACACCGGGGCAGGTGTGCTCGGCGGTCGGAATGCTCGACGAGGCGAAGAACGGGCACCCCAGTCACGCCACCGACGATCTCGACCCCGATGCCGCGAATCCCGGCGACAACGAACTGACCGACGACGAGATCCGGGAACGGATGAGCGGCAACCTGTGTCGCTGTGCCGCCTATCCCAACATCGTCGCCGCCATCCGGCAGGCGGCGGGTCGATGATCCCGTTCACCTACGAACGCGCCGACGACGTGGCCGGCGCAGTCGGCTTCCTGCGCGACCACCCCGACTCGAAACTGCTCGCCGGCGGAACGAACCTCGTCGACCACATGAAGCTCGGGGTTGCCAATCCACCTGCTCTGGTGGACATCTCCCGGCTCCCCCTGGACCAGATCAGCGAGAACCCCGACGGCTCGCTTCGTCTCGGCGCAACCGCCCGCAACGCCGACACCGCCGCCCATCCCCTGGTTCGACGCCGCTACCCCGTACTCGCGCGCGCCCTGCTCTCGGGCGCATCGCCCCAGCTGCGTAACCTCGCGACCAACGGCGGAAACCTGCTGCAGCGGACGAGATGCGTCTACTTCCAGGACGTCACGACGCCGTGCAACAAACGCGTCCCGGGCAGCGGCTGCTCCGCGATCGGCGGTTACACGCGCTATCACGCCATCCTCGGCGCGTCGGAGCAGTGCGTCGCCACCCACCCGTCGGACATGGCCGTGGCGCTCACGGCTCTCGATGCTCGCGTCGTCGTGCACGGCCTCGCCGGCGAACGCGACATCGACATCCGCGAGCTGTACCGCCTCCCCGGCGAACATCCCGACCGCGACACGATCCTCGACCACCAGGACGTGATCGTCGCGATCGACCTCCCCGCCCCACCCGACGGGTCGGTGTCGACCTACCGCAAGGTCCGCGACCGCGCGTCGTACGCCTTCGCACTGGTCTCCGTCGGCGCCGAGATCACCATGCGCGACGGCGTGATCGGCGATGCGCGGATCGCATTCGGCGGTGTCGCGCACAAACCGTGGCGCGCCGAAGCCGCCGAGACCGTCCTCCGCGGCCGGCAACCGTCGCGTGAGCTGTTCACCGCGGCCGCCGATGCCGAACTCGCCGACGCCCGCCCCCTGGCCGGAAACGAGTTCAAGATCCCCCTCGTACGACGCACCCTGACCGCCGTTCTCGAGGAGCTGACCACCCGATGAGCGTCGTCGAGTCCTCCCCCGCCCCGATCGGTCACGCCCGGATCGACGGCGTCGAAAAAGTCCGTGGCACAGCCCCGTACGCCTACGAACACCTCACCGACGCGGTGTACCTGTGGCCCATCACCGCAACCGTCGCGCGCGGCCGGGTGACCTCGATGGACACCGCCGCAGCCGAATCGACCGACGGCGTCGTCGCAGTCCTCACCATCGACAACGCGCCACGTCTGGCCGACACCTCCGACGGCGATCTCACGATCCTGCAGTCACCGGAGATCGCGTATCGCGGCCAACTCATCGGCGCGGTGATCGCCGAGTCCCCCGAAATCGCCCGCGAGGCAGCGGCATCGGTGTCGGTCTCCTACGACGAAGCTCCCCACGACACCGAGTTCCGCGTCGATCACCCGAACCGCTACCGCCCCGAGAAGGTCAACGGCGGCTTCGAAACCACCTCCGAGACCGGTGAACCCGACCGGATCCTCGACGATCCACCGGCGGGCACCGTCGTCGTCGACGAGTGGTACTCGACGCCGGAAGAGCACAACAATCCGATGGAACCACACACCGTGGTCGCGACCTGGGAACCCGACGAGGAGACCCTCACCCTGTACGACTCGACGCAGTCGACACAGGGCGTGGTCTCCTCACTGGCTCCCGTCCTCGGACTCGAACCCGCTCAGATGCGGGTCATCGCCCCACATGTCGGGGGCGGGTTCGGGTCCAAGGGTTCACCTCATTCGCACGACGTGCTGGCCGTGATGGCCGCCATGCGGGTGCCCGGCCGGGCGGTCAAGTTCGCGGTGTCGCGCCAGCACATGTTCGCCTACGTCGGCCATCGCGCGCCGACGCGATCCCGACTGCGCATCGCCGCCGGCGCCGACGGCCACATCACGGCACTGATCCACGAGGCACACACGCACAGTGCGCATGCCAAGGAGTTCGCCGAGCAGGCTGCCGTCTCGTCGCGGATGATGTACACCGCGGAGAACAGGCGCACCGATCATCACGTCGTGCCCCTCGACGTCCCTCCGCCGTTCTGGATGCGCGCACCCGGCGAGGCCCCGGGGATGTTCGCCGGCGAGGTCGCGATGGACGAACTCGCCCACGCCGTGGGACTCGACCCGATCGAGCTGCGCATCCGCAACGAACCCGCCGACGACCCCGAGACCGGGAAGCCCTGGTCGTCACGGCAACTCGTCGAGTGCCTCCGCGAGGGCGCCCAACGCTTCGGCTGGGACCGCCGGAAGGCCGAACCCGGAGCCAACCGGGACGGACGACAGCTCGTCGGCTTCGGAGTTGCCTCTTCGACGTACCCGCACATGGTCAACCCGGGCAACGAAGCCTCGATCTCGTACCGGGACACCCGGTATTCGGTGAGCATCGCGGCCACCGACATCGGGACCGGCGCCTGGACGGCACTGACGCTCATCGCCGCCGACGCCCTGGGAGTCGACGCCGCTCGGATCGACCTCCAGATCGGCGACAGCGCCCTGCCGAACGCCACCGTCGCGGGCGGGTCGTCGGGCACCTCGTCGTGGGGTTCGGCGATCGTCTCCGCCGCACAACGATTCCGTGCACGTTTCGGCGACGATCCCGCGAACGGTGCGGAGGTCAGCGCGAAGACCGACGAGAACCCCGATCTGAAGAAGTTCAGGATCGCCTCGTTCGGCGCCCACTTCGTCGAGGTCCGCGTCGACGCCGACACCGGTGAGATCCGCATCCCCCGCATGCTCGGCGTCTTCTCGATCGGACGGGCCATCAACCCGCGCACCGTCCGGTCACAACTGATCGGCGGGATGACCTTCGGGATCTCGATGGCGCTGCACGAGGAGAGCATCCGGGACCCGCGATTCGGTCACGTCGTCACCCAGGACCTCGCCGAATACCACGTCCCCGTGCACGCCGACATCGCCGACGTCGACGCCGTCTGGCTCGACGATCCCGACGAACACGCGACGCCGATGGGTTCCCGAGGTGCCGGTGAGATCGGCATCGTCGGAAGCGCCGCGGCGGTGGTCAACGCCGTCTACAACGCGACTGGGGTACGTGTCAGGGATCTACCCGCGCACCTCGACGACCTGCTCGAGGGACTGCCGGACCGCTGAGGCTCCTCAGCCGATCCCCGGGTACGTCGACCAGCCCGGAACCGAAGGCGACACGGCCCACGGCTTGTCGCCCTGCGTCGGCAGCCAGTGCGGCATTCCGACCTGTCGCGTTGCCGCACAAGCCTTCTGATCGGCGGTCGGTGTCGGGTACAGCGCCGCGAAGTCATACCGTGAGGTGTACCAGCCGCCGAAGACGTCGGCCTCCGGAGTGCGTTGACCACCTCGCGGCGCGGCCGGCGGCCGGTCCCCCGTACGCCGGATGTCGATCTCGACGGGGCGGGACGTGTCGTATCCGATCGCCCAGCTGCCGTCGCGTTCGACGGAGCGATATCCCTGACGGCACAGCACGATTCGCGTCCAGTCGACGTCGTCGACGCGCCGCAGTCCGGTGTAGAACGCGGTGCCCACCTGCCGTCGTGCCTCAGAGACCCCCGCTTCCGTGACCTCCGACGGGTAGGCGGTCACCATCTGGTCGATGTTCGACGGTGAGGCGTCGGCGAATCCCGGATACCCCCACTCCACCGACGAACCGGCGTTGGCGAGCTCGAAGGACTCCACGTAGGCGCGCACGAAGGTCCCCTCGGCGGACTGCGGGTCGAGTACCGGTGTCGACGACCAGCGGAAGGTCGTGTCGAAGCCCGGCGGCAGATGCGCGTCCTGAGCGGCGACCGGTGCGGGTCCGGCCGGTTCCGGTGCGCCCGAACACGCGGCCGACCCCAGACCCGCGGCCAGGGCCGCGATCATCGCGACGATTCGACGCCGGTGTCCTCGCGCCACGTGATCACCTACTTCGCCGGTG harbors:
- a CDS encoding VOC family protein, with protein sequence MDLFAGIPVTDLSRSAAWFDKLLGEVATFDPNDTERVWTLTDHAYVYAVVAPDDAGHGRATLFVDNLDEFLEAAAGRGVEPESSETYDNGVRKTIFRDPDGNEVGIGGGPTPENS
- a CDS encoding NAD(P)/FAD-dependent oxidoreductase, producing MAPTRPRVVVIGAGFAGMHCVRRLRNAAVDVTLVDRGTSHVFQPLLYQCATGLLSEGAISSPIRHLTRRQRNLDVVLGEAAGIDVETREIIVDRLDRSSFRLPYDYLVVGAGMRTAYRGNDQFAKYAPGMKSLDDALTIRRKIMAAFEMAETISDPAEQRSWLTFAVAGGGPTGVELAGQIRELATRALEREYDAIEPAQARVLLLHGGDRVLPSFDARLSASAQRTLDALGVETHLGVHVTGVGDDYVETTRKADKHKEVYPARTTLWTTGVEAVPFATTLADALGVEQDRSGRIPVESDLSVPGHPDVFVAGDMMAYKDLAGVAEVAMQGGHHVGRVIAESVDGQQERTPFKYRDLGTAAYIARRRAIVQSGRFQMSGFPGWVAWGVIHIAFLAGVRNRLGTVMTWGATLITDSRRERAIIYGDTETARTPYARRDTK
- a CDS encoding 2Fe-2S iron-sulfur cluster-binding protein, giving the protein MEARVSLSVNGVTHDVVVDTRTTLLDGLRDRLDIFSPKKGCDHGQCGSCTVLVDGRRVISCLSFAVSYEGAEIVTAEGLADTGDLHPLQQAFIDQDAFQCGYCTPGQVCSAVGMLDEAKNGHPSHATDDLDPDAANPGDNELTDDEIRERMSGNLCRCAAYPNIVAAIRQAAGR
- a CDS encoding FAD binding domain-containing protein, translating into MIPFTYERADDVAGAVGFLRDHPDSKLLAGGTNLVDHMKLGVANPPALVDISRLPLDQISENPDGSLRLGATARNADTAAHPLVRRRYPVLARALLSGASPQLRNLATNGGNLLQRTRCVYFQDVTTPCNKRVPGSGCSAIGGYTRYHAILGASEQCVATHPSDMAVALTALDARVVVHGLAGERDIDIRELYRLPGEHPDRDTILDHQDVIVAIDLPAPPDGSVSTYRKVRDRASYAFALVSVGAEITMRDGVIGDARIAFGGVAHKPWRAEAAETVLRGRQPSRELFTAAADAELADARPLAGNEFKIPLVRRTLTAVLEELTTR
- a CDS encoding xanthine dehydrogenase family protein molybdopterin-binding subunit yields the protein MSVVESSPAPIGHARIDGVEKVRGTAPYAYEHLTDAVYLWPITATVARGRVTSMDTAAAESTDGVVAVLTIDNAPRLADTSDGDLTILQSPEIAYRGQLIGAVIAESPEIAREAAASVSVSYDEAPHDTEFRVDHPNRYRPEKVNGGFETTSETGEPDRILDDPPAGTVVVDEWYSTPEEHNNPMEPHTVVATWEPDEETLTLYDSTQSTQGVVSSLAPVLGLEPAQMRVIAPHVGGGFGSKGSPHSHDVLAVMAAMRVPGRAVKFAVSRQHMFAYVGHRAPTRSRLRIAAGADGHITALIHEAHTHSAHAKEFAEQAAVSSRMMYTAENRRTDHHVVPLDVPPPFWMRAPGEAPGMFAGEVAMDELAHAVGLDPIELRIRNEPADDPETGKPWSSRQLVECLREGAQRFGWDRRKAEPGANRDGRQLVGFGVASSTYPHMVNPGNEASISYRDTRYSVSIAATDIGTGAWTALTLIAADALGVDAARIDLQIGDSALPNATVAGGSSGTSSWGSAIVSAAQRFRARFGDDPANGAEVSAKTDENPDLKKFRIASFGAHFVEVRVDADTGEIRIPRMLGVFSIGRAINPRTVRSQLIGGMTFGISMALHEESIRDPRFGHVVTQDLAEYHVPVHADIADVDAVWLDDPDEHATPMGSRGAGEIGIVGSAAAVVNAVYNATGVRVRDLPAHLDDLLEGLPDR